The segment TCTTCATATGTTTCAGGTCTTCTATCACGATAAAACTGCCATACATCTCTCACTTCACGAATTAGTTTCTTGTTCATTTCACCAATTATTACTTCATCCTTATCTCTACTTCCTATGGAAACGAAAGATCCACGGGGGTCCACCAGATAGGACTGTCCATAAAATTCGCCCATTTTCCAAGGTCCTTCCACGCCTACCCTGTTGATGGCACCGACATAATAGCCGTTTGCCACAGCATGTGCTGGCTGCTCAAGCTTCCACAGGTATTCTGAAAGTCCCGCCACCGTGGCAGATGGGTTGAAAACTATTTCCGCCCCTTTTAAACCAAGTAAACGTGCCCCTTCAGGGAAATGGCGGTCATAACATATGTACACGCCAACTTTTGCGTATGCCGTATCAAAAATCGGATAACCAAGATTACCCGGCTTAAAGTAGAATTTTTCCCAGAAACCATGTCCCTGGTCTCCCACCCCAACTTGCGGAATATGCTGCTTTCGATATTTACCAAGATATTTTCCATCCGCGTCAATGACTGCTGCGGTATTATAATAAGTCGCGATCCCTTCCCTTTCATAAATCGGAAGGACAATGACCACACCCAGTTCCTTTGCCAGGTCCTGAAATAACTTTGTTGTCGGACCATTTGGAATTTCTTCTGCCGCCTCATACCATTTTGCATTTTGTTCACTGCAAAAGTATGGACCATAGAAAATCTCCTGCAAGCAGATGATCTGTGCGCCTTTTGCTTTCGCTTCTCGAACCAATTTAATATGCTTTTCAATGGCCGTCTTCTTGTGGACCTCTACAGCTTCTTTCCCATCCACATCATTCGACGCCTGAATTAAAC is part of the Sutcliffiella sp. FSL R7-0096 genome and harbors:
- a CDS encoding nitrilase-related carbon-nitrogen hydrolase; translated protein: MSDKVMIGLIQASNDVDGKEAVEVHKKTAIEKHIKLVREAKAKGAQIICLQEIFYGPYFCSEQNAKWYEAAEEIPNGPTTKLFQDLAKELGVVIVLPIYEREGIATYYNTAAVIDADGKYLGKYRKQHIPQVGVGDQGHGFWEKFYFKPGNLGYPIFDTAYAKVGVYICYDRHFPEGARLLGLKGAEIVFNPSATVAGLSEYLWKLEQPAHAVANGYYVGAINRVGVEGPWKMGEFYGQSYLVDPRGSFVSIGSRDKDEVIIGEMNKKLIREVRDVWQFYRDRRPETYEEMTALLP